One Calorimonas adulescens DNA segment encodes these proteins:
- a CDS encoding DUF362 domain-containing protein, translating into MGKVSIRKCSSYEQYEVDNAVSAAIADIGGIEEYVKPGDKVFLKINLLMKKKPEEAVTTHPAVIEAVVKKIQQAGGRVIIGDSPGGSYNERTLKTTYRVCGIDKVAEKTGAELNLDTSVVELPNPNGKILKNITVIKPVADADVIVSIPKLKTHTLTTFTGAVKLMFGCIPGNLKAEYHVRMPDLKDFSDALIDICMSVKPHLIVMDAVEAMEGEGPSGGSPKKLGCILASSDPFYLDGAAIGLIGLKTGEVPTVAVAIERGLYDLNQLQIIGDDTVDLKATDFIIPARRSTDMLSNSVPAFIKPFVKRYLRPRPVFDFDRCRGCGDCAANCPAKVITMIDGRPHVNYNGCISCFCCQELCMYKAVSVKRPLLSRFIFMR; encoded by the coding sequence ATGGGGAAGGTTTCTATCAGGAAATGCAGTAGTTATGAGCAGTATGAAGTGGATAATGCCGTATCTGCAGCCATAGCAGACATTGGTGGCATAGAAGAATATGTAAAACCAGGGGATAAGGTTTTTTTGAAAATAAATCTGCTTATGAAAAAGAAACCTGAGGAAGCTGTTACCACACACCCGGCAGTTATAGAGGCCGTAGTCAAGAAAATCCAGCAGGCAGGTGGGAGGGTTATAATAGGCGATAGTCCTGGGGGTTCATATAATGAAAGAACTTTAAAGACCACATACAGGGTGTGTGGGATTGATAAGGTAGCAGAAAAAACAGGGGCAGAGCTGAACCTGGACACGTCTGTAGTGGAGTTACCCAATCCTAACGGCAAAATATTGAAAAACATTACAGTGATTAAACCTGTTGCAGATGCTGATGTTATCGTATCTATACCGAAACTTAAAACCCATACACTGACGACATTTACAGGTGCAGTCAAGCTGATGTTTGGCTGCATACCAGGAAACCTCAAGGCAGAATACCATGTCCGTATGCCTGACTTAAAAGATTTTTCTGATGCCTTGATTGATATATGTATGTCTGTGAAACCGCATTTAATCGTGATGGATGCTGTAGAGGCTATGGAGGGCGAAGGGCCATCTGGCGGCAGTCCTAAGAAACTTGGATGTATATTGGCATCATCAGACCCATTTTATCTTGATGGGGCAGCGATTGGCCTGATTGGCCTGAAAACAGGGGAGGTACCAACTGTTGCGGTTGCCATAGAGAGGGGTTTATATGACTTGAACCAGCTCCAGATTATTGGGGATGACACAGTGGATTTAAAGGCTACAGATTTTATAATCCCCGCCAGAAGGTCGACAGATATGTTGTCTAATAGCGTACCTGCTTTTATAAAACCATTTGTCAAAAGATATCTCCGACCAAGACCTGTATTTGATTTTGACAGATGCAGGGGATGTGGTGATTGTGCTGCTAATTGCCCTGCAAAGGTTATCACAATGATTGATGGCAGACCCCATGTAAATTATAATGGCTGCATAAGTTGTTTTTGCTGTCAGGAGCTATGTATGTATAAAGCTGTATCTGTAAAAAGACCTTTGCTCAGTAGATTTATTTTTATGAGATGA
- a CDS encoding Cof-type HAD-IIB family hydrolase gives MYKLVAMDMDGTLLNSDKFISEKNMYVLDRIRNLGIKIAFCTGRLFLSARAYAKLLGGNVFIISCNGAYITDEKFNEIAIHRIPVDEALKLVDVCRKFDVYYYFFDKTKIYSEKKVYRQSVYLKGNELFPEEDRTEFVICSDLKALIKRGNIDMLKFVIIDDNNDKLMKVRDELCRLNLEVSSSLSINIEVTAQDVNKGRGLKELADFIGVDMAETIAVGDSENDIPMLKIAGFSIAMGNARDDVKAMADYITVSEDADGVAKALNKIILEDQHGEGFYQEMQ, from the coding sequence ATGTACAAACTGGTGGCAATGGATATGGACGGTACGCTTTTAAACTCGGACAAATTTATTTCTGAAAAAAATATGTATGTACTTGACAGAATAAGAAACCTGGGGATAAAGATAGCCTTTTGTACTGGCAGGTTATTCTTATCTGCACGGGCGTATGCTAAATTACTCGGAGGGAACGTCTTTATTATATCCTGTAATGGTGCATATATAACGGATGAGAAATTTAATGAAATTGCTATTCATCGTATACCTGTTGATGAGGCACTGAAGCTCGTCGATGTATGCAGGAAGTTTGATGTATACTATTATTTTTTTGATAAAACCAAGATATACTCGGAAAAGAAAGTATATAGACAATCGGTGTATTTAAAGGGCAATGAACTCTTTCCAGAGGAGGATAGGACTGAGTTTGTAATTTGCAGTGATTTAAAAGCACTTATAAAAAGAGGGAATATTGATATGTTGAAATTTGTCATTATTGATGATAATAATGACAAGCTAATGAAGGTAAGGGATGAACTTTGCAGGTTGAATTTAGAGGTGAGCAGTTCATTATCAATTAATATAGAGGTCACTGCACAGGATGTAAACAAAGGCAGAGGGCTTAAAGAACTGGCCGATTTTATCGGGGTTGATATGGCTGAGACAATAGCGGTAGGGGATAGTGAAAATGATATACCAATGTTAAAGATAGCGGGTTTTAGCATAGCCATGGGAAATGCAAGAGATGATGTCAAAGCAATGGCAGACTATATCACTGTTTCTGAAGATGCGGATGGTGTTGCGAAAGCTTTAAACAAAATTATTCTGGAGGATCAGCATGGGGAAGGTTTCTATCAGGAAATGCAGTAG
- a CDS encoding aminotransferase class III-fold pyridoxal phosphate-dependent enzyme, with protein sequence MDKKDLEILEELYPGVKDAPMTSEYWAERAKKIIGISTQDRGIYPVLDHTGAKGNRLKDIEGNEYLDVTSGVAVRAIGFRNPDMVVFEEKIKDVAEEFPCQDFDAIPQTLLAEKLASIAPGNWDKQVFFTTSGARAVETAIKSVIDRTHKFRFVGFRPTFHGRTGYAISFTASKSTQRNYFPQALPIVRVPYAYCYRCPYHMTPEECKEEAYCVNEIRRALEQEGTDIAGILFEPISGEGGIIVPPASFVKGLRQVADEYAAELICDEVQAGIGRTGKWWAVENYDVAPDTICTAKALGAGYPMGATIGRSPMFTKGSRHSETFSAEPRMALMSLFMINYIEKHNLMENAKSVGAYMLARLNEMKNKYEIIGDARGIGLMMGIEIVENKRTKKISPEKRDEILYNAVNKERLMILGAGTSSIRLLPALNYTMDEAEDALNRLERAIQAVK encoded by the coding sequence ATGGACAAGAAAGATTTAGAAATCTTAGAGGAACTTTATCCAGGGGTAAAGGATGCGCCAATGACATCAGAGTACTGGGCTGAAAGAGCTAAAAAAATAATAGGTATATCCACTCAGGATAGAGGCATTTATCCCGTCCTTGACCACACAGGAGCAAAGGGAAATAGACTTAAGGACATAGAGGGGAATGAATACTTAGATGTAACATCCGGTGTTGCAGTAAGGGCAATAGGCTTTAGAAACCCTGATATGGTTGTCTTTGAGGAGAAGATTAAAGATGTGGCAGAAGAGTTTCCCTGCCAGGACTTCGATGCCATACCTCAGACCCTGCTGGCAGAAAAATTAGCCTCCATAGCACCAGGCAACTGGGATAAGCAGGTGTTTTTTACAACCAGTGGAGCCAGGGCTGTTGAAACAGCCATTAAATCAGTTATAGACAGGACTCATAAGTTCAGATTTGTTGGATTCAGGCCCACATTCCATGGGAGGACAGGATATGCTATTTCCTTCACAGCCTCCAAATCTACGCAGAGAAACTATTTTCCTCAGGCCCTGCCGATTGTCAGGGTACCTTATGCATACTGCTATAGATGTCCTTACCATATGACTCCGGAGGAATGTAAGGAAGAGGCATACTGCGTAAATGAGATAAGAAGGGCTCTAGAACAGGAAGGGACAGACATTGCCGGCATATTGTTCGAGCCAATATCCGGAGAAGGCGGCATAATAGTGCCTCCAGCATCATTTGTAAAAGGGTTGAGGCAGGTTGCTGATGAGTATGCGGCCGAGCTTATATGTGATGAGGTACAGGCAGGTATAGGACGAACAGGAAAATGGTGGGCAGTAGAAAACTATGATGTTGCTCCAGACACTATATGTACAGCAAAAGCCCTGGGTGCTGGATATCCAATGGGTGCTACCATAGGCAGGAGTCCGATGTTTACAAAAGGCTCCAGACACTCTGAAACCTTTTCTGCTGAGCCGAGGATGGCCCTCATGTCTCTGTTTATGATTAATTATATTGAGAAGCACAATTTGATGGAGAATGCAAAGAGTGTAGGCGCATATATGCTGGCACGGTTAAATGAAATGAAAAATAAATATGAGATAATCGGTGATGCGAGAGGGATAGGGCTGATGATGGGCATAGAGATTGTAGAAAATAAGAGGACCAAGAAGATATCTCCTGAAAAGAGGGATGAGATACTCTACAATGCAGTAAATAAAGAAAGGCTTATGATTCTTGGTGCGGGCACATCATCCATAAGGCTTTTGCCTGCATTAAACTACACAATGGATGAAGCAGAAGATGCTTTGAACAGACTGGAAAGAGCCATACAGGCGGTAAAATAA